A single region of the Triticum dicoccoides isolate Atlit2015 ecotype Zavitan chromosome 2B, WEW_v2.0, whole genome shotgun sequence genome encodes:
- the LOC119368172 gene encoding uncharacterized protein LOC119368172, giving the protein MITAALSRKHIARPMSKEALAAIQRYVDDRSSSGLPRYTREEIVASRIRTLVHRAIKHYNSNNNKGAEFEYPDQSTTEMKAACVGFRGTFWYHLAFSARRLRDATERHQFFAELYFDRHSHQLAVETCIILEKPLCQFSSRCAFCPAESNILHPSNAEFVCGKEGHQKEFFHVRDMLVRPFNSCAELLYRSDIQWLDPTKTALVRRFLFKDVAFEELFL; this is encoded by the exons ATGATTACAGCCGCCCTCTCCCGGAAACACATCGCCCGGCCTATGTCAAAAGAGGCGCTGGCTGCCATTCAACGATACGTCGATGATAGATCCAGCAGTGGTCTTCCCCGCTACACACGAGA AGAGATCGTCGCCAGCCGTATTCGTACGCTTGTACACCGTGCAATCAAACATTACAACTCcaacaacaacaag GGCGCCGAGTTTGAGTATCCTGACCAGTCGACCACAGAGATGAAGGCTGCCTGCGTTGGTTTCAGGGGAACTTTCTGGTACCACCTCGCCTTCTCAGCTCGCCGCCTGAGGGATGCCACCGAGAGGCATCAGTTCTTTGCTGAGCTATATTTTGACAGACACTCCCACCAACTAGCCGTTGAAACATGCATCATCTTAG AAAAGCCGTTGTGCCAATTTAGCAGCAGGTGTGCATTTTGCCCAGCCGAATCCAATATTTTGCACCCAAGCAACGCAGAATTTGTGTGTGGCAAGGAAGGGCACCAAAAAGAATTCTTCCATGTGAGAGATATGCTAGTGCGGCCATTCAATAGTTGTGCGGAGCTCTTATATAGATCAGACATTCAATGGTTAGATCCGACAAAGACTGCGCTTGTACGGCGTTTCCTTTTTAAAGACGTTGCTTTTGAAGAACTTTTCTTGTAG